In Hyalangium minutum, a single window of DNA contains:
- a CDS encoding DUF92 domain-containing protein produces MSQDLKALLLSYAYVGACVLVGEVLARRGASREFSRKFIHVGVGLWIFAALKLFEHREWAVVPSMTAAVANWVIHRKRLLKAVETEPDNLGTVWYALSFSACLWLAWDRPAVAVGSVLAMVVGDALASLVGRRFGRHRYETLAGERKSLEGSLAMLVGTFLSVLAALTWLPGLAPELPRVPLALLCAVVATCAEALGIRGRDNLWVPLSALAVLGWTPASFAPGLGLGAGVALIIGVAAWFRGSLSPSGVLGAIVVGAPVFGLAGAVGTAALLGFFFSSSALSKAFRDRKAPMEAEYAKTGTRDFGQALANGGVAALAAVLLGLTGDSRFLLAMLGALVAANADTWATELGVLSRSNPRSITTLRPVAPGTSGAVSGMGLLASTAGAAFVGSLALVTGVPWQFLPWLVLAGVVGSLVDSFLGATVQDVRWCEACARETERRVHHCGQPTRALRGVSWLGNDTVNVVATAAGALLAFCAA; encoded by the coding sequence ATGAGTCAGGACCTCAAGGCACTCCTCTTGTCCTATGCCTACGTGGGCGCGTGCGTCCTGGTGGGCGAGGTGTTGGCGCGGCGGGGGGCCTCCCGGGAGTTCTCGCGCAAGTTCATCCACGTGGGCGTGGGCCTGTGGATCTTCGCCGCGTTGAAGTTGTTCGAGCACCGGGAGTGGGCGGTGGTTCCCTCGATGACGGCGGCGGTGGCCAACTGGGTCATCCACCGCAAGCGCCTGCTGAAGGCGGTGGAGACCGAGCCCGACAACCTGGGGACGGTCTGGTACGCGCTCAGCTTCTCGGCGTGCCTCTGGCTGGCATGGGACCGGCCCGCGGTGGCAGTGGGCAGCGTGCTGGCGATGGTGGTGGGGGATGCGCTGGCGTCGCTGGTAGGCCGGCGCTTCGGACGCCACCGCTATGAGACGCTGGCAGGGGAGCGCAAGAGCCTGGAGGGTTCGCTGGCCATGCTCGTGGGCACCTTCCTGTCCGTGCTGGCCGCGCTCACGTGGCTGCCGGGCCTGGCGCCTGAGCTGCCCCGAGTGCCGCTGGCCCTGCTGTGCGCCGTGGTGGCCACCTGCGCCGAGGCTCTCGGTATCCGGGGACGGGACAACCTCTGGGTGCCGCTGAGCGCCCTGGCCGTGCTCGGCTGGACTCCCGCCTCCTTCGCTCCGGGCCTGGGCCTGGGCGCGGGGGTGGCGCTGATCATTGGTGTGGCCGCCTGGTTCCGGGGCTCGCTGAGTCCCAGCGGTGTGCTGGGCGCCATTGTCGTCGGAGCCCCGGTGTTCGGGCTGGCGGGTGCGGTGGGGACGGCGGCCCTGCTCGGCTTCTTCTTCTCCTCGAGCGCGCTCTCCAAGGCCTTCCGGGACCGGAAGGCTCCCATGGAGGCCGAGTACGCCAAGACGGGGACACGAGACTTCGGGCAGGCGCTGGCCAACGGCGGGGTGGCCGCACTGGCCGCCGTGCTCCTGGGCCTCACGGGGGACTCGCGCTTCCTGCTGGCGATGCTGGGAGCACTGGTTGCCGCCAACGCGGACACCTGGGCCACGGAGCTGGGAGTGCTCTCGCGCTCCAATCCCCGGAGCATCACCACCCTGCGGCCGGTGGCTCCTGGCACCTCGGGCGCCGTGTCGGGCATGGGGCTGCTGGCCTCCACCGCCGGGGCTGCCTTCGTGGGGAGCCTCGCGCTGGTCACGGGCGTCCCGTGGCAGTTCCTGCCCTGGCTCGTGCTGGCGGGGGTGGTGGGCTCGCTGGTGGACAGCTTCCTGGGGGCCACGGTGCAGGATGTGCGCTGGTGCGAGGCCTGTGCCCGGGAGACCGAGCGCCGCGTGCACCACTGCGGTCAGCCCACCCGGGCCCTCCGAGGCGTGTCCTGGCTGGGCAACGACACCGTCAACGTGGTGGCCACCGCCGCAGGCGCTCTGTTGGCCTTCTGTGCCGCTTAG
- a CDS encoding efflux RND transporter periplasmic adaptor subunit: MVANEQRPHARWARKLVLLLVSLSAAGGGLGCSSESRAATGPPAVPVLVEQVSRRDVPHSLRGIGTVLSLHSVVVRPQVDGLLTELAFKEGQLINKGELLARIDDRAIVAEVAQARAEKARNEALLHAARADLERYGNLVRDEAISRQTADQQKAQVEQLEATLLANEAMVAAAQVRLSYTRITSPVTGRVGLRRVDPGNVVRTSDAQGLVTVTQIDPIAVLFSLPQEALPRLQALLRDTAGAPVIAFDRDGGTALAQGRLLMIDNQIDPTTGTISLKAEFPNAEGKLWPGQFVTVELKTGESQGATVVSARAVQRGLQGPFVFRVDDAKATVVPVTLGYADEQLAVVTSGVSPGETVVSDGHSRLKAGSAVKIAPPKGETPKGAAP; this comes from the coding sequence ATGGTAGCGAACGAACAACGGCCCCATGCTCGGTGGGCCAGGAAGCTGGTTCTCCTCCTCGTCTCCCTCTCCGCCGCTGGCGGCGGGCTCGGCTGTTCCTCGGAGTCGCGCGCCGCGACGGGGCCTCCGGCTGTCCCCGTCCTCGTCGAGCAAGTCTCCCGCCGCGACGTTCCTCACTCCCTCCGCGGCATCGGCACCGTCCTGTCGCTTCACAGCGTGGTGGTTCGCCCCCAGGTGGATGGCCTCCTCACCGAGCTCGCCTTCAAAGAGGGCCAGCTCATCAACAAGGGCGAGCTGCTCGCTCGCATCGATGACCGGGCGATCGTCGCCGAAGTCGCCCAGGCCCGTGCCGAGAAGGCCCGCAACGAGGCCCTGCTCCACGCCGCGAGGGCCGACCTCGAGCGCTACGGCAACCTCGTGCGCGACGAGGCGATCTCACGCCAGACGGCCGACCAACAGAAGGCCCAGGTCGAGCAGCTCGAAGCGACCCTCCTCGCCAACGAGGCGATGGTCGCCGCAGCCCAGGTCCGCCTGTCGTACACGCGCATCACCTCGCCAGTCACCGGGAGGGTCGGCCTGCGCCGGGTCGACCCTGGCAACGTCGTCCGCACCTCCGACGCCCAGGGGCTCGTCACCGTCACCCAGATCGATCCCATCGCGGTGCTCTTCTCTCTTCCCCAGGAGGCACTTCCCCGGCTTCAGGCACTGCTGCGCGACACGGCGGGTGCCCCTGTCATCGCCTTCGATCGCGACGGTGGGACAGCGCTGGCCCAGGGACGCCTGCTGATGATCGACAACCAGATCGATCCCACGACCGGCACCATTTCCCTCAAGGCGGAGTTCCCGAACGCCGAGGGCAAGCTCTGGCCGGGCCAGTTCGTCACCGTCGAGCTCAAGACGGGAGAGAGCCAGGGGGCGACCGTCGTCTCGGCCCGCGCTGTCCAGCGAGGACTCCAAGGCCCGTTCGTGTTCCGGGTCGATGATGCCAAAGCCACCGTCGTTCCCGTCACCCTCGGTTACGCGGACGAGCAGCTCGCCGTCGTGACGTCCGGAGTATCCCCGGGTGAGACGGTGGTCAGCGATGGCCACTCCCGCCTCAAGGCCGGGAGCGCGGTGAAGATCGCCCCGCCCAAGGGCGAGACTCCGAAAGGAGCGGCCCCGTGA
- a CDS encoding multidrug efflux RND transporter permease subunit: MIHSQRSLSSWFVARPVATALLTLGVILLGLFAYPRLPIAPLPEAEFPTIQISAGLPGASAETMASSVATPLEVQLSAIPGITEMTSTSALGTTSITLQFDLEKSIDTAAQEVQSAINAASGRLPSEMPNLPTWRKVNPNDSPIFVLRVQSDLLPLTELSDIAETQLARQLSQLSGVAEIAMTGQRRPALRIQASPERLASLGLTLADIRAAVQAASVNQAKGALFGDTRVSTLSTNDQIFRPDDYDNLIVAYREGAPVRLGDVARVSTGAENDYVQAWQNGKPGLNFIVRRQPGANLVETADRIIEALPRLREQLPASVEVDILNDRTRTIRSSQHEVQVTLMITVLLVVIIMGLFLRQVSATLIVGAVLLVALVSTFAAMYALGFSLNNLTLVALVIAVGFVVDDAIVVVENIHRHLEEGMSSHEAALAGSAEIGFTVMSISLSLIAAFIPLLFMGGIVGRLFREFALTMTAAILLSVVASLTLAPMLASRFMRPLAHRPSSASPGFSQRLVNGYDRTLRWALEHQRLTLLGFGLALAAAVVCYVFIPKGFFPVQDTAFIQGTTQAAQDVSYQDMIAKHKALERIVAEDPAVQEYAHAVGATGGSQSTSSGRFWIVLKDRSDRDVSITEFIDRLRPKLAQVPGIMLYLRPAQDINLGGGPSRAQYTYAMKSSDGALLSEWAEKLTSRLTQLPQLRDVSNDQQLGASVTRLTIDRAAAARFGISARDIDQTLYDAFGQRQVNEYQTEVNQYRVILEIDPKQRGTSQSLAYLHLRSPRTGEVVPLSAVAKLEPLSTGPLSISHNGMFPAVNISFNLAPGAALGDAVKAIEQAEAELGMPTAISRNFQGTARGFQESLASQPLLILAALLAVYIILGVLYESFVHPLTILSTLPSAGLGAILFLWLMGHDFSVMAMIGIVLLIGIVKKNGILMVDFALDAQRTRGMSPREAIHESCLVRFRPIMMTTLAALLGGIPLMLGFGTGSELRQPLGIAIVGGLLVSQVLTLYSTPVVYLALDRLFSRLRKASPPDLPSPSKLEAT; the protein is encoded by the coding sequence GTGATTCACTCGCAGCGCAGCCTCTCCAGCTGGTTCGTGGCCCGCCCCGTCGCCACCGCCCTGCTCACCCTGGGCGTCATCCTGCTGGGCCTCTTCGCCTACCCGCGCCTGCCCATCGCGCCGCTGCCCGAGGCGGAGTTCCCGACGATCCAAATCAGTGCTGGCCTGCCGGGCGCCAGTGCCGAGACCATGGCTTCCTCCGTGGCCACGCCCCTGGAGGTCCAGCTCAGCGCCATCCCCGGTATCACGGAGATGACGTCCACGAGCGCCCTGGGGACGACCTCGATCACCCTGCAGTTCGACCTCGAGAAGAGCATCGACACCGCGGCGCAGGAGGTGCAATCCGCCATCAATGCCGCCTCCGGCCGCCTCCCGTCGGAGATGCCGAACCTGCCCACCTGGCGCAAGGTCAATCCGAACGACAGCCCCATCTTCGTCCTGCGCGTCCAGTCGGACCTGTTGCCGCTCACGGAGCTGAGCGACATCGCGGAGACGCAGCTCGCGCGGCAGCTCAGCCAGCTCTCCGGCGTCGCCGAGATCGCCATGACCGGCCAGCGGCGCCCCGCCCTGCGCATCCAGGCCTCGCCCGAGCGGCTGGCGTCCCTGGGCCTGACGCTCGCCGATATCCGGGCGGCGGTGCAGGCCGCGAGCGTCAACCAGGCCAAGGGTGCCCTCTTCGGCGACACCCGGGTCTCGACGCTCTCGACCAATGACCAGATCTTCCGCCCCGATGACTATGACAACCTCATCGTGGCCTACCGCGAAGGCGCTCCCGTCCGCCTCGGAGACGTCGCGCGGGTGAGCACGGGCGCGGAGAACGACTACGTCCAGGCCTGGCAGAACGGAAAGCCTGGGCTCAACTTCATCGTCCGCCGTCAGCCGGGCGCGAATCTCGTCGAGACCGCCGACCGGATCATCGAAGCCCTCCCGCGGCTCCGGGAGCAGCTGCCCGCCAGCGTCGAGGTGGACATCCTCAACGACCGCACCCGGACGATCCGGTCCTCGCAGCATGAGGTCCAGGTCACCCTGATGATCACCGTCCTGCTCGTGGTCATCATCATGGGCCTGTTCCTGCGGCAGGTGTCGGCCACGCTCATCGTCGGCGCGGTGCTCCTGGTGGCCCTGGTGTCAACCTTCGCGGCGATGTACGCGCTCGGGTTCAGCCTGAACAACCTCACGCTGGTGGCGCTCGTCATCGCCGTCGGCTTCGTCGTGGACGACGCCATCGTCGTGGTGGAGAACATCCACCGGCACCTGGAGGAGGGAATGAGCTCTCACGAAGCGGCCCTCGCTGGCTCCGCGGAGATCGGCTTCACGGTCATGTCCATCAGCCTGTCGCTGATCGCGGCGTTCATTCCGCTGTTGTTCATGGGCGGCATCGTCGGGCGCCTGTTCAGAGAGTTCGCCCTGACCATGACAGCGGCCATCCTGCTGTCGGTGGTCGCGTCGCTGACGCTCGCTCCGATGCTCGCATCGCGGTTCATGAGGCCCCTGGCTCACCGCCCGAGCAGCGCGAGCCCTGGGTTCTCGCAGCGCCTCGTGAACGGGTATGACCGGACGTTGAGGTGGGCGCTGGAGCATCAGCGGCTCACCCTGCTCGGCTTCGGGTTGGCCCTGGCTGCCGCCGTCGTCTGCTACGTGTTCATTCCCAAGGGGTTCTTCCCCGTGCAGGACACGGCCTTCATCCAGGGGACGACCCAGGCGGCGCAGGACGTCTCGTACCAGGACATGATCGCCAAGCACAAAGCACTGGAGCGCATCGTCGCGGAGGATCCCGCGGTGCAGGAGTACGCGCATGCCGTCGGCGCGACGGGCGGCAGCCAGAGCACCTCCAGCGGCCGCTTCTGGATCGTCCTCAAGGATCGCTCGGACCGAGACGTCTCGATCACCGAGTTCATCGACCGGCTGCGGCCGAAGCTCGCCCAGGTGCCCGGCATCATGCTCTACCTGCGCCCGGCCCAGGACATCAACCTCGGAGGCGGCCCCTCGCGCGCTCAGTACACGTATGCGATGAAGAGCAGCGATGGCGCCCTGCTGTCCGAGTGGGCGGAGAAGCTCACCTCCCGGCTCACGCAGTTGCCGCAACTCCGCGACGTGTCGAACGATCAGCAACTGGGCGCCAGCGTCACGCGCCTCACCATCGATCGGGCGGCTGCGGCTCGCTTTGGCATCTCGGCCCGTGACATCGACCAGACCCTCTATGACGCCTTCGGGCAGCGGCAGGTCAACGAGTACCAGACCGAGGTCAACCAGTACCGGGTGATCCTCGAGATCGACCCCAAGCAACGAGGCACCTCGCAGAGCCTCGCCTATCTGCACCTCCGCTCCCCCCGCACGGGGGAGGTGGTGCCGCTCTCCGCGGTCGCGAAGCTCGAGCCCCTCTCGACGGGGCCGCTGTCCATCAGCCACAACGGCATGTTCCCGGCCGTGAACATCTCCTTCAACCTGGCGCCCGGAGCGGCGCTCGGAGATGCCGTCAAGGCCATCGAACAGGCCGAGGCGGAGCTCGGAATGCCCACCGCCATCTCTCGCAACTTCCAGGGCACCGCGCGCGGCTTCCAAGAGTCCCTCGCCAGCCAGCCGCTGCTCATCCTCGCCGCGCTCCTGGCCGTCTACATCATCCTCGGCGTCCTCTATGAAAGCTTCGTGCACCCGCTGACCATCTTGTCCACCCTGCCCTCCGCGGGGCTCGGGGCCATTTTGTTCCTCTGGCTGATGGGCCACGACTTCTCGGTGATGGCGATGATCGGCATCGTGCTCCTCATCGGCATCGTGAAGAAGAACGGCATCCTCATGGTCGACTTCGCGCTCGACGCGCAGCGAACGCGGGGGATGTCTCCTCGAGAGGCGATCCACGAGTCCTGTCTCGTCCGCTTCCGCCCCATCATGATGACGACACTCGCCGCGCTCCTGGGCGGTATTCCCCTCATGCTGGGCTTCGGGACCGGGTCCGAGCTGCGGCAGCCGCTCGGCATCGCCATCGTGGGCGGCCTGCTCGTCAGCCAGGTCCTGACGCTCTATTCGACGCCTGTCGTGTACCTGGCGCTCGATCGGCTCTTCAGCCGCCTGCGGAAGGCGTCTCCCCCGGATCTTCCCAGTCCCTCGAAGCTGGAGGCGACGTGA
- a CDS encoding efflux transporter outer membrane subunit: MTRASTSLLAVLLALTGCASSAPTKLPSSELQQGWESAPAAERSASVDAAWWRSFSDPVLDELMVQAERRNLDLRIAEARIREARALRQGARAELFPQINGTAGIGYGRTALANEERISASIGAEASWEADIFGRLRKTANAADADWAATVAERDGVRLSLAAEVAQAYLEYRLYRTQTTIAGANTKAAEETLRIAQARFAQGVSSRLDVERTLSSLSETRARAAQLAELAESSRHRLVLLLATTPAELAAVLPETGALPSANALGVLLTPTEVIGLRPDVRVAEARLLAAISRREAAEALRYPRITLGSMLGLQSGNEASALLSGGSLIWSIGANLLAPLLDFGRIRATIDAADARQEQAYLSYELTARTGLQEVQTALILYTQGEIRRTELTAATDSARKAAALARRQYAEGALSLLEVLDAERTLYALELQAAQATAEVSLRLVRLYQTMGLMPPKQEPA, from the coding sequence GTGACGCGCGCGTCCACGAGTCTTCTTGCCGTGCTGCTCGCCCTCACTGGCTGCGCCAGCTCGGCTCCGACGAAGCTGCCTTCCTCCGAGCTCCAGCAAGGCTGGGAGAGCGCTCCGGCCGCGGAGCGAAGCGCGTCGGTCGACGCGGCGTGGTGGCGGTCCTTCAGCGATCCGGTGCTCGATGAGCTGATGGTCCAGGCCGAGCGCCGGAACCTGGACCTTCGCATCGCCGAGGCTCGAATCCGCGAGGCCCGGGCGCTGCGCCAGGGCGCGCGGGCGGAGCTGTTCCCTCAGATCAATGGCACCGCTGGGATTGGCTACGGCCGGACTGCGTTGGCCAACGAAGAGCGGATCTCCGCTTCGATCGGCGCCGAGGCCAGCTGGGAGGCCGACATCTTCGGGCGTCTGCGCAAGACGGCCAACGCCGCGGACGCGGACTGGGCAGCGACCGTGGCCGAGCGCGACGGCGTGCGACTGTCGCTGGCCGCCGAGGTGGCCCAGGCCTATCTGGAATATCGCCTCTACCGCACCCAGACCACCATCGCCGGGGCCAACACGAAGGCCGCGGAGGAGACCCTTCGGATTGCCCAGGCCCGGTTTGCGCAGGGCGTCTCCAGCCGGCTCGACGTCGAGCGCACGCTGAGCTCTCTGTCCGAGACGCGCGCCCGCGCCGCTCAGCTCGCGGAGCTGGCCGAGTCCTCGCGCCACCGGCTCGTGCTGCTGCTCGCCACGACCCCGGCGGAGCTGGCAGCCGTCCTACCGGAGACGGGGGCGCTCCCGAGTGCCAACGCGCTCGGTGTCCTCCTCACCCCCACCGAGGTCATCGGCCTGCGGCCCGACGTGCGTGTGGCCGAGGCCCGGCTGCTCGCGGCCATCTCCCGGCGGGAAGCGGCTGAAGCCCTGCGGTATCCCCGAATCACCCTGGGCAGCATGCTTGGTCTTCAGAGTGGCAACGAGGCGTCGGCCTTGCTGTCCGGAGGCTCCCTGATCTGGTCGATCGGTGCGAATCTGCTCGCGCCGTTGCTCGACTTTGGCCGCATTCGGGCCACAATCGACGCCGCGGACGCGAGACAGGAGCAGGCCTATCTGAGCTACGAGCTGACCGCGCGCACCGGACTCCAGGAGGTCCAGACGGCGCTCATCCTTTATACCCAGGGAGAGATCCGGCGCACCGAGCTCACCGCCGCCACGGACTCGGCTCGCAAGGCCGCGGCGCTCGCTCGCCGTCAGTACGCGGAGGGGGCCCTCTCGCTGTTGGAGGTCCTCGACGCCGAGCGCACCCTCTATGCCCTCGAGCTGCAGGCGGCCCAGGCGACGGCCGAAGTGTCCCTCCGCCTCGTGCGCCTCTACCAGACCATGGGTCTCATGCCCCCGAAGCAGGAGCCGGCATGA
- a CDS encoding heavy metal response regulator transcription factor, producing MKILIVEDESKTAEYLHRGLNEQGYTVDVARTGTDGHALALEHDYDVIVLDVMLPEMNGFEVLRAIRARKQTPVVMLTARDRVDDRVHGLREGADDYLVKPFSFLELVARLQAVTRRGRAHESTQLRIGDLEIDLLSRKAYRAGGRLELTAKEFALLALLARREGQILSKTVIAEQVWDMNFDSNTNVVEVAIKRLRAKVDGPHERKLLHTIRGMGYVLEAREDGASP from the coding sequence ATGAAGATCCTCATCGTCGAGGACGAGTCGAAGACGGCCGAGTACCTGCATCGAGGCCTCAACGAGCAGGGCTACACGGTGGACGTGGCTCGGACAGGAACGGATGGGCACGCCCTGGCCTTGGAGCACGACTATGACGTCATCGTCCTCGACGTGATGCTCCCGGAGATGAATGGCTTCGAAGTGCTCCGGGCCATCCGCGCTCGCAAGCAGACGCCGGTCGTCATGCTCACCGCGCGAGACAGGGTCGACGACCGGGTCCACGGGCTGCGGGAGGGCGCAGACGACTACCTCGTGAAGCCGTTCTCCTTTCTCGAGCTCGTCGCGCGCCTGCAGGCGGTGACCCGGCGGGGCCGCGCCCACGAGTCGACGCAGCTCCGGATTGGAGACCTCGAGATCGATCTCCTCAGCCGGAAGGCGTACCGGGCTGGCGGGCGGCTCGAGCTGACAGCGAAGGAGTTTGCCCTACTGGCCTTGCTCGCCCGGCGCGAAGGGCAGATCCTGTCGAAGACCGTGATCGCCGAGCAGGTCTGGGACATGAACTTCGACAGCAACACGAACGTCGTCGAGGTCGCCATCAAGCGCCTGCGAGCAAAGGTCGACGGGCCCCATGAGCGCAAGCTGCTCCACACCATCCGCGGCATGGGGTACGTGCTCGAGGCGCGCGAGGACGGGGCGTCACCATGA
- a CDS encoding heavy metal sensor histidine kinase, with the protein MRASIATRLAVMFAVASLGVFSLVGIGLQRVLHRELVHHQLREVNTRLEYAGMVVARNESLERWQTVRAKLEAITPLDGSVRFWVVGPDTRFEYGDAPSALRERLSTRGATGPFEFELQGHAMRAASRAIAPHGERPTVHVITAVDSTRFNDTLNSFAGALVALCLAGAALVTLLGHRIAKVGLAPVSSLSQEAQSLSPKDLSQRLRLSPLPRELADLVSSFNGALDRLERAYAQLEGFNADVAHELRTPLTNLIGQTQVALAKERTASQLEEVLQSNLEELDRLRAIVNDMLFLARADQGEKALDRVHTSAAEEVSKTVEFFDALLDEAGVSVRVEGDAQASFERSLFRRAASNLLLNAIEHSDRGAEVVVAITRQQAEVRVAVTNPGTPIPEQHLERLFDRFYRVDGARRNSRDNHGLGLSIVKAVAKMHGGAVFAMSTGGRNTVGFTLQDTAASPGATPA; encoded by the coding sequence ATGAGGGCCTCGATCGCCACGCGGCTGGCCGTGATGTTCGCGGTGGCCTCGCTCGGAGTCTTCTCGCTGGTGGGCATCGGGCTGCAGCGCGTGCTCCACCGGGAGCTCGTCCACCACCAGCTCCGCGAGGTGAACACCCGGCTCGAGTACGCGGGCATGGTGGTCGCCCGGAACGAGAGTCTGGAGCGGTGGCAGACAGTGCGCGCGAAGCTGGAGGCCATCACGCCACTCGATGGCAGCGTGCGCTTCTGGGTCGTGGGCCCTGACACCCGCTTCGAGTACGGAGACGCGCCCTCAGCACTCCGCGAGCGGCTGAGCACCCGCGGCGCGACCGGGCCGTTCGAGTTCGAGCTGCAGGGGCACGCGATGCGGGCGGCCTCACGCGCCATCGCCCCCCATGGTGAGCGCCCCACGGTCCACGTCATCACGGCGGTCGATTCGACGCGGTTCAACGACACGCTGAACTCCTTCGCCGGGGCGCTCGTCGCGCTCTGCCTCGCGGGGGCCGCGCTCGTCACACTCCTTGGCCATCGCATCGCCAAGGTGGGGCTCGCGCCGGTGAGCAGCCTGTCTCAGGAGGCCCAGTCCCTCAGTCCGAAGGATCTGTCCCAGCGGCTGCGGCTCTCTCCCCTCCCTCGGGAGCTGGCCGACCTGGTCTCCTCGTTCAACGGGGCGCTCGACCGGCTGGAGCGCGCTTACGCCCAGCTCGAGGGATTCAATGCCGATGTGGCCCACGAGCTGCGCACGCCGCTGACCAATCTCATCGGCCAGACGCAGGTCGCCCTGGCCAAGGAGCGGACCGCCTCGCAGCTCGAGGAGGTGCTGCAATCGAACCTCGAGGAACTCGACCGCCTGCGGGCGATCGTCAACGACATGCTCTTCCTCGCCCGCGCGGATCAGGGAGAGAAGGCGCTCGACCGGGTCCACACGTCGGCCGCGGAGGAGGTCTCGAAGACCGTCGAGTTCTTCGATGCCCTCCTCGACGAGGCGGGCGTCTCGGTGCGAGTGGAGGGAGATGCCCAGGCGTCTTTCGAGCGCTCCCTGTTCCGGCGAGCCGCCAGCAACCTGCTGCTCAACGCCATCGAGCACTCCGACCGCGGCGCCGAGGTCGTCGTGGCCATCACGCGGCAGCAAGCCGAGGTGCGCGTCGCCGTCACCAACCCCGGCACTCCGATTCCGGAGCAGCACCTGGAGCGGTTGTTCGATCGGTTCTACCGGGTCGACGGCGCACGCCGGAACAGCCGCGACAACCACGGCCTGGGCCTGTCGATCGTCAAAGCGGTAGCCAAGATGCACGGGGGCGCCGTCTTCGCGATGAGCACGGGAGGCCGCAACACGGTCGGCTTCACGCTCCAGGACACCGCCGCCAGCCCTGGCGCCACTCCCGCTTGA